The following proteins are co-located in the Apium graveolens cultivar Ventura chromosome 5, ASM990537v1, whole genome shotgun sequence genome:
- the LOC141659761 gene encoding uncharacterized protein LOC141659761 — MAESSNNHNHNENNQSQFNQDNPLHLQSSDSPGMKLVSEPFDGTGFNNWKRSITIALSARNKLGFPKPLSTAPSYKSWSRCNDMVISWLIGALSKTIGRSVIYSNSAHEMWLELEERYGVSSGAQLFGLHKELAEVSQGNSNVADYITKMKMLWDDIDALCLIPVCSCGYSCGASQKLSKFQQDQRIIQFLMGLNEKETQREIHSTGHFLPDSASLNVSKSYGSGNYNQGGNNKRFQTDTKKLFCNYCKKQGHIIDKCYKLHGFPADFKFTKLKWMVANVEMSGQSTVSSQSVNPDNMSGPNQSAGSSIVTGNNGFTGFIPELCSQFMQFLKSAINISSANFAGTISNLSSVACFSDSNTANWILDSGSSDHMCFQKKLFSSLTKLSQPITISMPNGQIISIDFVGSVPITPEITIIEGHSLRKPMEIGDSQRGLYMLHSSPPFSAESSCLSNASFTTGNTSALVWHSRLGHLPLSKLKTFCNIDNASVSAISMCDICVKARQHKLPFPRSTIHSIAPFELIHVDLWGPNSISTYNKNKYFITIVDDFTRATWTHLLSCKSSAFDIIKQFMALVSTQFHYNVQKVRTDNALELGLSKYAT; from the exons ATGGCCGAATCGTCAAATAATCATAATCACAATGAGAATAATCAATCTCAATTCAATCAAGATAATCCTTTACATCTTCAGTCTTCGGATAGTCCTGGAATGAAGCTAGTTAGTGAGCCTTTTGATGGCACTGGTTTCAACAATTGGAAACGATCGATAACTATTGCTCTTTCAGCAAGAAATAAACTAGGTTTTCCTAAACCACTCTCTACAGCACCTTCTTATAAAAGCTGGTCTAGATGCAATGACATGGTCATATCTTGGCTTATTGGTGCATTATCGAAGACAATTGGTCGTAGTGTCATATATTCAAACTCTGCTCATGAAATGTGGTTGGAATTAGAAGAACGATATGGTGTTTCCAGTGGTGCACAGTTATTTGGTCTTCATAAGGAACTTGCTGAGGTTTCTCAGGGAAATAGCAATGTAGCAGATTATATTACGAAAATGAAGATGTTGTGGGATGATATAGATGCTTTGTGCTTAATTCCAGTATGTTCATGTGGCTACTCATGTGGTGCTTCTCAGAAATTGTCCAAGTTTCAACAAGATCAGAGAATCATTCAATTCTTGATGGGCCTAAATGAAA AGGAGACTCAGAGGGAGATACATTCTACTGGGCATTTTTTGCCAGATTCTGCTTCACTGAATGTATCCAAATCTTATGGTTCTGGAAACTATAATCAAGGAGGTAATAATAAAAGATTTCAGACTGATACCAAGAAATTGTTCTGCAATTACTGTAAGAAACAAGGACACATTATTGACAAATGTTATAAGTTGCATGGTTTTCCAGCTGACTTCAAATTTACCAAACTAAAATGGATGGTTGCAAATGTTGAGATGTCTGGACAGTCTACAGTCTCTTCACAAAGTGTTAATCCTGATAACATGTCTGGACCTAATCAATCTGCTGGAAGTTCTATTGTTACAGGGAATAATGGTTTCACTGGATTTATTCCTGAACTTTGCTCTCAGTTTATGCAATTCCTAAAATCTGCTATCAATATTTCTTCAGCTAATTTTGCTGGTACCATTTCTAATCTCTCTTCTGTTGCCTGTTTTTCTGATTCTAACACTGCTAATTGGATACTAGATAGTGGATCGAGTGATCATATGTGTTTTCAAAAGAAATTATTCTCTTCTTTGACAAAATTATCACAACCCATCACTATATCGATGCCCAATGGTCAGATTATTAGTATTGATTTTGTTGGCAGTGTTCCAATCACTCCCGAAATAACAATCATTGAA GGCCATTCTCTGAGGAAGCCAATGGAAATTGGTGACTCTCAGAGGGGCCTTTACATGCTGCATTCTTCTCCTCCATTTTCTGCTGAATCTTCTTGTTTGTCAAATGCTTCTTTCACAACTGGGAACACTTCAGCCCTTGTCTGGCATTCAAGGCTGGGACATTTACCTCTCTCCAAGTTAAAAACTTTTTGTAATATAGATAATGCTAGTGTTTCTGCAATTTCAATGTGTGATATATGTGTTAAAGCAAGACAACATAAGCTTCCTTTTCCTCGCAGTACTATTCATTCCATTGCTCCATTTGAACTCATTCATGTAGACCTTTGGGGGCCAAATTCAATTTCCAcatataataagaacaaatacTTCATTACCATTGTCGATGATTTTACACGTGCTACTTGGACGCATCTTCTTAGTTGTAAAAGTAGTGCGTTTGATATTATTAAACAATTTATGGCTTTAGTCTCTACTCAGTTTCATTACAATGTCCAAAAGGTCCGGACAGACAATGCATTAGAATTGGGTCTCAGCAAATATGCTACATAA